From Aedes albopictus strain Foshan chromosome 1, AalbF5, whole genome shotgun sequence, one genomic window encodes:
- the LOC134284850 gene encoding uncharacterized protein DDB_G0287625-like: NNNNNNNNNNNNNNNNNNNNNNNNNNNNNNNNNNNNNNNNNNKNKNNNNNNNNNNNNNNNNNNNNNNNNNNNNNNNNNNNNNNNNNNNNNNNNNNNNNNNNNNNNNNNNNNNNNNNNNNNNNNNNNNNNNNNNNNNNNNNNNNNNNNNNNNNNNNNNNNNNNNNNNNNNNNNNNNNNNNNNNNNNNNNNNNN, from the coding sequence aataataataataataataataataataataataataataataataataataataataataataataataataataataataataataataataataataataataataataataataataataataaaaataaaaataataataataataataataataataataataataataataataataataataataataataataataataataataataataataataataataataataataataataataataataataataataataataataataataataataataataataataataataataataataataataataataataataataataataataataataataataataataataataataataataataataataataataataataataataataataataataataataataataataataataataataataataataataataataataataataataataataataataataataataataataataataataataataataataataataataataataataataataataataataacaataataataataataataat